In Chionomys nivalis chromosome 24, mChiNiv1.1, whole genome shotgun sequence, one genomic interval encodes:
- the P2ry1 gene encoding P2Y purinoceptor 1 has protein sequence MTEVPWPAVPNGTDTAFLAGLGSPWGNSTVASTAAVASSFKCALTKTGFQFYYLPVVYILVFIIGFLGNSVAIWMFVFHMKPWSGISVYMFNLALADFLYVLTLPALIFYYFNKTDWIFGDAMCKLQRFIFHVNLYGSILFLTCISAHRYSGVVYPLKSLGRLKKKNAIYVSVLVWLIVVVAISPILFYSGTGMRKNKTITCYDTTADEYLRSYFIYSMCTTVAMFCIPLVLILGCYGLIVRALIYKDLDNSPLRRKSIYLVIIVLTVFAVSYIPFHVMKTMNLRARLDFQTPEMCAFNDRVYATYQVTRGLASLNSCVDPILYFLAGDTFRRRLSRATRKASRRSEANLQSKSEEMTLNILSEFKQNGDTSL, from the coding sequence ATGACCGAGGTCCCTTGGCCAGCTGTCCCCAACGGGACGGACACAGccttcctggctggcctgggctcGCCTTGGGGAAACAGTACAGTAGCTTCCACGGCAGCAGTTGCCTCTTCATTCAAATGTGCCCTGACCAAGACCGGCTTCCAATTCTACTACCTGCCGGTGGTCTACATCTTAGTGTTCATCATAGGCTTCCTGGGCAACAGCGTGGCTATCTGGATGTTCGTTTTCCACATGAAACCTTGGAGCGGCATCTCCGTGTACATGTTCAACTTGGCTCTGGCTGACTTTTTGTACGTGCTCACCCTGCCAGCTCTCATCTTCTACTACTTCAACAAGACTGACTGGATCTTCGGGGATGCTATGTGCAAACTGCAGAGATTCATCTTCCATGTAAACCTCTATGGCAGCATCTTGTTCCTCACCTGCATCAGCGCACACAGGTACAGCGGCGTGGTGTACCCGCTCAAATCTCTGGGCAGGCTCAAGAAGAAGAATGCCATTTATGTCAGCGTGCTGGTATGGCTGATTGTGGTGGTGGCCATCTCCCCCATCCTCTTCTACTCTGGCACTGGGATGcggaaaaacaaaaccatcacCTGCTATGACACCACCGCCGATGAGTACCTGCGAAGTTATTTCATCTACAGCATGTGCACAACCGTGGCCATGTTCTGCATCCCCTTGGTGCTGATCTTGGGCTGCTATGGATTAATTGTTAGAGCTCTGATTTACAAAGACCTGGACAACTCTCCTCTCAGGAGGAAATCCATTTACCTGGTAATAATTGTCCTGACAGTGTTTGCTGTGTCTTACATCCCTTTCCACGTGATGAAAACGATGAATCTGCGGGCACGGCTGGATTTCCAGACCCCAGAAATGTGTGCGTTCAATGACAGGGTTTATGCCACCTACCAGGTGACACGAGGTCTGGCGAGTCTCAACAGCTGTGTGGATCCCATTCTTTATTTCTTGGCTGGAGACACTTTCAGAAGGAGATTGTCCCGAGCCACCAGGAAAGCTTCCAGGAGAAGTGAGGCCAATTTACAATCCAAGAGTGAAGAAATGACTCTCAATATTTTATCCGAGTTCAAGCAGAATGGAGACACCAGCTTGTGA